One stretch of Sphingomonas sp. HF-S4 DNA includes these proteins:
- a CDS encoding FAD:protein FMN transferase produces the protein MGTRWSARIVGAPAGVQAGSEAVLARVISQMSQWEPGSNLSRFNRGAPGTWRSLPPEFNVVLAAGLQVAEASGGAFDPAMGALAELWGFGASGRTDAVPDAARIAEALRLGGRSEIEYDPLLLRARRYGRAALDFSGIAKGYAVDAVAAHLRGLGLADWLVEIGGELRGSGIKPDGQPWWVDLEAVPGVAAAPFRVALHGLAVATSGDYRRYFEVDGRRYAHTLDPRTGMPLDNGVVAVSVLHGECMLADAWATALTVLGPEAGPALGEREGLAMRMVTRDGREVLSPALVAMLE, from the coding sequence ATGGGCACGCGCTGGTCGGCGCGTATCGTCGGCGCGCCGGCAGGCGTGCAGGCGGGCAGCGAGGCGGTGCTGGCGCGCGTGATCTCGCAGATGAGCCAGTGGGAGCCGGGGTCGAATCTCAGCCGGTTCAATCGCGGGGCGCCGGGGACGTGGCGGTCGCTGCCGCCCGAATTCAACGTCGTGCTCGCCGCGGGGCTGCAAGTCGCCGAGGCGAGCGGGGGTGCGTTCGATCCGGCGATGGGCGCGCTTGCCGAGCTTTGGGGCTTCGGTGCTTCGGGGCGGACCGACGCGGTGCCCGATGCGGCGCGGATTGCCGAGGCGCTGCGGCTCGGCGGGCGGAGCGAGATCGAATATGATCCGCTGCTGCTGCGCGCGCGACGCTATGGCCGCGCGGCGCTCGATTTTTCGGGAATCGCCAAGGGGTACGCTGTCGATGCAGTCGCGGCGCATCTGCGCGGGCTCGGGCTCGCGGACTGGCTGGTCGAGATCGGCGGCGAACTGCGCGGCAGCGGGATCAAGCCCGACGGCCAGCCCTGGTGGGTCGATCTGGAGGCCGTGCCGGGGGTGGCGGCGGCGCCGTTCCGGGTGGCGCTGCATGGGCTCGCGGTGGCGACATCGGGGGACTATCGGCGGTATTTCGAAGTGGACGGGCGGCGCTATGCGCATACGCTCGATCCGCGCACGGGGATGCCGCTGGACAATGGCGTGGTGGCGGTAAGCGTGCTCCATGGCGAATGCATGTTGGCCGATGCCTGGGCGACGGCGCTGACCGTGCTCGGGCCCGAGGCAGGACCGGCGCTGGGCGAGCGCGAGGGGCTGGCGATGCGGATGGTGACGCGAGACGGGCGCGAGGTGTTGTCGCCGGCGTTGGTGGCGATGCTGGAGTAG
- a CDS encoding DUF2271 domain-containing protein, with amino-acid sequence MQIRLTGLTVTALGASALVAGPAAGQTLDLTITIPKLSVAEYHRPYVAVWLEKEGAAPRSLAVWYDFDMKANEGTKWLRDIRQWWRASGRSMSFPADGVTGATRAPGTHKLSFTAGRGPMPALTGGSYTLVVEAAREVGGRELLRLPFSVPAGGTAKAQGSGELGAVSLTVRR; translated from the coding sequence ATGCAGATCCGACTGACCGGTCTTACCGTAACCGCGCTGGGGGCGAGCGCGCTCGTCGCCGGCCCGGCGGCGGGACAGACGCTCGACCTGACGATCACGATCCCCAAGCTCAGCGTCGCCGAATATCACCGGCCGTACGTGGCGGTGTGGCTCGAAAAGGAGGGCGCCGCGCCGCGCTCGCTCGCGGTCTGGTACGATTTCGATATGAAGGCAAACGAGGGCACCAAGTGGCTGCGCGACATTCGCCAATGGTGGCGCGCCTCGGGCCGCTCGATGTCGTTCCCGGCCGATGGCGTCACGGGGGCGACGCGCGCGCCCGGCACGCACAAGTTGAGCTTCACCGCAGGGCGCGGGCCGATGCCGGCGCTGACCGGCGGCAGTTACACGCTCGTCGTCGAGGCGGCGCGCGAGGTCGGCGGGCGCGAGCTGCTCCGCCTGCCGTTCAGCGTGCCCGCCGGGGGCACCGCCAAGGCACAGGGCTCGGGCGAGCTCGGCGCCGTCAGCCTGACCGTTCGTCGTTGA
- a CDS encoding DUF4198 domain-containing protein, translating to MKLRTPLLAAAALLTLAAPVAVQAHRMWMLPSATVVSGNDVWVTVDAAVSNDLFYFEHQPLRGDPKVWAPDGTTSEVENKATGRYRTTFDVHLTQKGTYKVAIVNEGVMGSYMLNGERKMLPRGTTTATLASAIPAGATEVRTSETSSRNEVFLTSGEPTTTVFKPTGKGIELVPVTHPNDLVAGETATFQFVLDGKPMPDQAVTVIPGGIRYRDKLNQMDLKTDGSGKVQIKWPEPGMYWLNVTTGGGRGPGGPGGPGAEGGATPAAPEGPAPRRANYVTTLEVLAP from the coding sequence ATGAAGCTACGCACACCATTGCTTGCCGCCGCCGCGCTGCTGACGCTCGCCGCCCCCGTCGCCGTCCAGGCGCACCGCATGTGGATGCTGCCTTCGGCCACCGTGGTCTCGGGCAACGACGTCTGGGTGACGGTCGACGCCGCGGTCTCGAACGACCTGTTCTATTTCGAGCACCAGCCGCTGCGCGGCGATCCCAAGGTATGGGCGCCCGACGGCACGACGAGCGAAGTCGAGAACAAGGCGACCGGACGCTATCGCACCACCTTCGACGTCCACCTGACGCAGAAGGGCACGTACAAGGTGGCGATCGTCAACGAGGGCGTGATGGGCAGCTACATGCTGAACGGCGAGCGCAAGATGCTGCCGCGTGGCACCACCACTGCGACGCTGGCGAGCGCGATCCCCGCGGGCGCCACCGAAGTGCGCACCAGCGAGACCAGCAGCCGCAACGAGGTGTTCCTCACCTCGGGCGAGCCGACCACGACGGTGTTCAAGCCGACCGGCAAGGGGATCGAGCTGGTGCCGGTGACCCATCCCAACGATCTCGTCGCTGGCGAGACCGCGACCTTCCAGTTCGTCCTCGACGGCAAGCCGATGCCCGATCAGGCGGTGACGGTGATCCCGGGCGGCATCCGCTATCGCGACAAGCTCAACCAGATGGATCTCAAGACCGACGGCAGCGGCAAGGTGCAGATCAAATGGCCCGAGCCGGGGATGTACTGGCTCAACGTCACCACTGGCGGCGGGCGTGGTCCGGGGGGCCCCGGCGGGCCGGGTGCCGAGGGCGGTGCCACCCCGGCGGCGCCCGAGGGACCGGCGCCGCGGCGCGCCAATTACGTGACGACGCTCGAGGTGCTCGCACCCTGA